The Osmerus eperlanus chromosome 7, fOsmEpe2.1, whole genome shotgun sequence genome includes a region encoding these proteins:
- the prune gene encoding exopolyphosphatase PRUNE1, with amino-acid sequence MPSMETFLQSCHGALKEGNTDGSPGFHVVLGNEACDLDSMVCALVYGYFLSKTLDSGKTPLAVLNIPRAEFPLRTDNVFLLRESGLSQDYLVFRNELDLAVLHRAGRLDLTLVDHNVLPSSDSDLEGAVVEVIDHHFVERASSPSCPITVETVGSCATLVTEQIFQKAPDVLDQQVAQLLYGTIVLDCVNMAPEAGKVTPKDSQYAALLETRFPGLPPRAALFQSLQNARFDVSGLTTEQMLLKDMKAASGEDLKLAVSVIYMTMEEFLQRKGLDEELCTFCRRHGYDLLVAMTISFGENKEPFRQLAIYSSSTLYREEISQSLEQARNPSLSLCPMSSPYSQIKAYLQGNTLASRKKVLPVIKDFLRDRESRGRYCGNAEDIAREAGIDEESMVPPTPMNSLVEGCPLDNGLPRISAEALVEKFSKLANEAEGTGGQ; translated from the exons GAAGGAAACACAGATGGAAGCCCAGGGTTCCACGTGGTGTTGGGGAACGAAGCCTGCGACCTTGACTCAATGGTGTGTGCCTTGGTGTATGGCTACTTCTTGTCCAAG acACTTGACTCTGGGAAAACTCCTCTGGCCGTCCTGAACATCCCCAGGGCAGAGTTCCCGCTGCGGACGGACAACGTGTTCCTGCTGCGTGAGAGCGGCCTCTCCCAGGACTACCTGGTGTTCCGGAACGAGCTAGACCTGGCGGTCCTGCACCGGGCCGGGCGGCTGGACCTCACTCTGGTGGACCACAACGTGCTCCCCAG TTCCGACAGTGACCTAGAGGGGGCAGTAGTGGAGGTGATTGACCACCACTTTGTGGAGAGAGcttcttccccctcctgccccattaCCGTGGAGACAGTGGGCTCCTGTGCCACACTTGTGACTGAGCAGATTTTCCAAAAGGCTCCTGATGTCCTTGACCAACAGGTGGCGCAACTGTTATATG GTACCATTGTACTAGACTGTGTCAACATGGCCCCGGAGGCTGGGAAGGTCACCCCCAAAGACAGCCAGTATGCCGCGCTCCTGGAGACACGCTTCCCCGGGCTGCCACCGAGGGCTGCTCTTTTCCAGTCCCTGCAGAACGCAAGGTTCGATGTGTCAG gTCTCACTACAGAACAGATGCTACTCAAAGACATGAAGGCAGCGTCTGGAGAAGACCTGAAACTGGCTGTCAGTGTTATATACATGACAATGGAG GAGTTTCTCCAAAGAAAAGGCCTAGATGAGGAGCTGTGCACCTTCTGCCGCAGACATGGCTACGACCTGCTGGTGGCTATGACCATCTCCTTTGGAGAAAACAAGGAGCCCTTCAGACAGCTAGCCATCTACAGCTCCAGCACCCTCTACAGGGAGGAG ATAAGTCAATCGTTGGAGCAGGCCCGGAACCCCAGCCTAAGCCTCTGTCCAATGAGCAGCCCCTATTCCCAAATCAAAGCCTATCTCCAAGGCAACACCTTGGCCTCCCGCAAGAAAGTCCTGCCTGTCATCAAGGACTTcctcagggacagagagagcagaggaaggtACTGTGGCAATGCTGAAGACATTGCCAGGGAGGCTGGAATAGATGAGGAATCCATGGTGCCCCCGACCCCCATGAACAGTCTGGTGGAAGGCTGTCCCCTTGACAACGGACTGCCCAGGATAAGCGCTGAGGCGCTGGTGGAAAAGTTTAGCAAATTGGCCAATGAGGCTGAGGGCACGGGGGGGCAATGA
- the bnipl gene encoding bcl-2/adenovirus E1B 19 kDa-interacting protein 2-like protein isoform X1: MGTYSDTREQYLTNGHSEGAKVANYFQDMELREEWQDEDFPRPLPEDTNSPEDEQESHNGERPAPPTSLALSGNGMRKKRLVAPALSLTLENTNSLDRSVVSGEEGYLAAGLSLSPDDTEMDINLEAMETPSDSESCTFPDSMHELEWEDDLPRLGRGESGVSSVAVEQAEMGPMDLDQVDSRGRRWRRFCIAGQEYHVNMSVLEPYLQVLSHGGYYGEGMNAIILFSSCYLPENTVENYEYVMDNLFRYIVGTLDLMVSENYVLVYLCGMAPRNKMPTIKWLRQCYTSIERRLRKDLKGLFVVHPAWYVKALITVVKPFISEKFSKKIRFIHSLQELSQYIPMERLQIPDCIREFDQKTNR; the protein is encoded by the exons ATGGGAACCTACTCCGATACAAGAGAACAGTACCTGACAAATGG GCATTCCGAGGGGGCCAAGGTAGCAAACTACTTCCAGGACATGGAGCTGAGGGAGGAGTGGCAAGACGAGGACTTTCCCAG ACCTCTGCCTGAGGATACTAACAGCCCAGAAGACGAGCAAGAGAGTCACaatggagagagaccag CTCCGCCCACCAGCTTGGCGCTCTCGGGTAACGGCATGAGGAAGAAGCGTCTGGTGGCGCCTGCCCTGAGTCTGACCCTGGAGAACACCAATTCGCTGGACCGCAGCGTGGTGTCGGGAGAGGAGGGCTACCTGGCTGCCggcctctccctctcgcccGACGACACGGAGATGGACATCAACCTAGAGGCCATGGAGACGCCGTCGGACAGCGAGTCCTGCACTTTCCCTGACAGCATGCACGAGCTGgagtgggagg ATGACCTGCCACGTCTGGGCCGAGGGGAGAGCGGGGTGTCCAGCGTGGCGGTGGAGCAGGCGGAGATGGGTCCTATGGACCTCGACCAGGTCGACAGCAGGGGGCGCCGGTGGAGGCGTTTCTGCATCGCTGGCCAGGAATACCATGTCAACATGAGCGTTCTGGAGCCCTACCTGCAGGTGCTCTCCCACGGAG GTTACTATGGTGAGGGGATGAACGCCAtcatcctgttctcctcctgctATCTACCAGAAAACACGGTGGAGAACTATGAGTATGTCATGGATAACCTTTTCAG GTACATCGTGGGGACGCTGGACCTGATGGTGTCAGAGAACTATGTCCTGGTGTACCTGTGTGGCATGGCTCCCAGGAACAAGATGCCGACTATCAAGTGGCTGCGCCAGTGTTACACCTCCATTGAGAGAAG GCTAAGGAAAGACCTTAAAGGTCTGTTTGTGGTCCACCCTGCCTGGTACGTCAAAGCCCTGATAACCGTTGTCAAACCTTTCATTAG TGAAAAGTTCAGCAAGAAGATCAGGTTCATTCACAGCTTGCAGGAGCTGTCTCAGTACATCCCCATGGAACGCCTCCAGATTCCTGACTGCATCAGAGA GTTTGATCAGAAGACAAACAGGTGA
- the bnipl gene encoding bcl-2/adenovirus E1B 19 kDa-interacting protein 2-like protein isoform X2, with protein sequence MELREEWQDEDFPRPLPEDTNSPEDEQESHNGERPAPPTSLALSGNGMRKKRLVAPALSLTLENTNSLDRSVVSGEEGYLAAGLSLSPDDTEMDINLEAMETPSDSESCTFPDSMHELEWEDDLPRLGRGESGVSSVAVEQAEMGPMDLDQVDSRGRRWRRFCIAGQEYHVNMSVLEPYLQVLSHGGYYGEGMNAIILFSSCYLPENTVENYEYVMDNLFRYIVGTLDLMVSENYVLVYLCGMAPRNKMPTIKWLRQCYTSIERRLRKDLKGLFVVHPAWYVKALITVVKPFISEKFSKKIRFIHSLQELSQYIPMERLQIPDCIREFDQKTNR encoded by the exons ATGGAGCTGAGGGAGGAGTGGCAAGACGAGGACTTTCCCAG ACCTCTGCCTGAGGATACTAACAGCCCAGAAGACGAGCAAGAGAGTCACaatggagagagaccag CTCCGCCCACCAGCTTGGCGCTCTCGGGTAACGGCATGAGGAAGAAGCGTCTGGTGGCGCCTGCCCTGAGTCTGACCCTGGAGAACACCAATTCGCTGGACCGCAGCGTGGTGTCGGGAGAGGAGGGCTACCTGGCTGCCggcctctccctctcgcccGACGACACGGAGATGGACATCAACCTAGAGGCCATGGAGACGCCGTCGGACAGCGAGTCCTGCACTTTCCCTGACAGCATGCACGAGCTGgagtgggagg ATGACCTGCCACGTCTGGGCCGAGGGGAGAGCGGGGTGTCCAGCGTGGCGGTGGAGCAGGCGGAGATGGGTCCTATGGACCTCGACCAGGTCGACAGCAGGGGGCGCCGGTGGAGGCGTTTCTGCATCGCTGGCCAGGAATACCATGTCAACATGAGCGTTCTGGAGCCCTACCTGCAGGTGCTCTCCCACGGAG GTTACTATGGTGAGGGGATGAACGCCAtcatcctgttctcctcctgctATCTACCAGAAAACACGGTGGAGAACTATGAGTATGTCATGGATAACCTTTTCAG GTACATCGTGGGGACGCTGGACCTGATGGTGTCAGAGAACTATGTCCTGGTGTACCTGTGTGGCATGGCTCCCAGGAACAAGATGCCGACTATCAAGTGGCTGCGCCAGTGTTACACCTCCATTGAGAGAAG GCTAAGGAAAGACCTTAAAGGTCTGTTTGTGGTCCACCCTGCCTGGTACGTCAAAGCCCTGATAACCGTTGTCAAACCTTTCATTAG TGAAAAGTTCAGCAAGAAGATCAGGTTCATTCACAGCTTGCAGGAGCTGTCTCAGTACATCCCCATGGAACGCCTCCAGATTCCTGACTGCATCAGAGA GTTTGATCAGAAGACAAACAGGTGA
- the cdc42se1 gene encoding CDC42 small effector protein 1 translates to MSEFWHKIGCCVVAKPPPRKRRRKIDRSMIGEPTNFVHLTHIGSGEMANGLQPSGSVQEQMRSKGPRSNGRRSMS, encoded by the exons ATGAGTGAGTTCTGGCACAAGATCGGCTGCTGCGTTGTGGCCAAACCTCCCCCG AGGAAAAGGCGGAGGAAAATTGACCGCAGCATGATTGGCGAGCCCACAAACTTTGTTCACCTGACACACATAGGCTCTGGGGAGATGGCTAACGGACTCCAGCCG TCAGGGTCAGTCCAGGAGCAGATGAGATCTAAAGGCCCCAGGTCCAATGGACGTAGGAGCATGTCATAG
- the LOC134023066 gene encoding tripartite motif-containing protein 16-like — translation MTEAMDSISCPICIDPLKNPVTIPCGHSYCMECIEYYWDQDDRKGVCSCPICQESFIPRPVLKKNTVLVDLVNKIEKIGFESASTSNCYAGSEDMYCDVCTERKQKALKSCLVCLASYCEAHLQPHHKSPALKNHKLVKASSNLWEDLKKICSRHNKLLEVFCRTDQKCICYLCFVGQHKDHETVSAVREMKEKWMELGLSQQKLQQKIQERNKEQKELQQAVMYFNHSAQEAEKNSERIFNELICSIQRRRSEVKELIRAQQRAAVSQAEGLLERLEHEIAELKTRDTELEKLSLTEDHILFLLRYPSLSSLSSDLPIILVPPPLYFGDVTEALSELRAKLEDLLKGEWLNIPTKVSLVDVVLPLEPKTRDDFLKYSCSLTMDPNTAQKHIRLSNGNRKAGCVWPQPYPDHSERFYKCLQVLCKEDVSARSYWEVEWSSLGVCIALSYKDVGCNADFEFGCNDKSWSLQCYNGGYSFKYNNVATKLSGPMSSRVGVYLDHKAGTLSFYSVSDTMTLLHQVQTTFTQALYPGFGFGFVSLVRGSSFELC, via the exons ATGACCGAGGCCATGGACTCAATCAGCTGTCCCATTTGTATAGATCCACTGAAGAACCCAGTGACTATTCCCTGTGGTCACAGCTACTGTATGGAATGTATTGAGTACTACTGGGATCAGGATGATCGGAAGGGTGTCTGCAGCTGCCCCATCTGCCAAGAAAGCTTCATCCCAAGGCCTGTGCTGAAGAAAAACACTGTGCTTGTGGATTTGGTGAATAAAATTGAAAAGATCGGATTTGAGTCTGCTTCTACATCTAACTGTTATGCTGGATCTGAAGATATGTATTGTGACGTCTGCACTGAGAGAAAGCAGAAAGCCCTCAagtcctgtctggtgtgtctggcctcTTACTGTGAGGCTCACCTACAGCCTCACCATAAGTCGCCTGCCTTGAAGAATCACAAGCTGGTCAAAGCCTCCTCAAACTTGTGGGAAGATCTGAAGAAGATCTGCTCTCGTCACAACAAACTGTTGGAGGTTTTCTGCCGTACTGACCAGAAGTGTATTTGTTATCTATGCTTCGTGGGTCAACATAAAGACCATGAGACTGTTTCAGCTGTAAGAGAAATGAAAGAGAAATGG ATGGAGCTGGGTTTGAGTCAGCAAAAACTGCAGCAGAAAATCCAGGAAAGAAATAAGGAGCAGAAGGAGCTCCAACAGGCTGTGATGTATTTTAAT CACTCAGCACAAGAAGCAGAAAAGAACAGTGAGAGAATCTTTAATGAGCTGATCTGCTCCATTCAGAGAAGACGCTCTGAGGTGAAGGAGCTGATCAGagcccagcagagggcagcagtgaGTCAGGCTGAAGGACTCCTGGAACGCCTGGAGCATGAGATAGCTGAGCTGAAGACAAGAGACACTGAATTAGAGAAGCTGTCACTCACAGAAGATCACATACTCTTTCTCCTG aGATAtccgtctctctccagtctatCTTCAGACTTACCCATCATCCTAGTCCCTCCTCCACTGTACTTTGGAGATGTGACTGAGGCTCTGTCTGAGCTGAGAGCGAAATTAGAGGACCTCCTTAAAGGGGAGTGGCTTAACATCCCAACCAAAG TGAGTTTGGTTGATGTTGTACTGCCACTAGAGCCTAAGACAAGAGATGACTTCTTAAAAT ATTCCTGTTCCCTCACaatggacccaaacacagcacagaAACACATCCGTCTATCTAATGGGAACAGAAAGGCAGGATGTGTGTGGCCGCAGCCTTATCCTGACCATTCTGAAAGATTCTATAAATGtttgcaggtgctgtgtaaAGAGGATGTATCTGCACGCAGTTACTGGGAGGTAGAGTGGAGTAGTTTAGGGGTTTGTATAGCACTCTCCTACAAAGATGTAGGGTGCAATGCTGACTTTGAATTTGGATGCAATGACAAGTCCTGGAGCTTGCAATGTTATAATGGTGGTTATAGCTTCAAATACAATAATGTTGCTACTAAATTGTCAGGCCCCATGTCCTCCAGGGTAGGAGTGTACCTGGATCATAAGGCAGgtactctgtccttctacagtgTCTCTGACACAATGACCCTCCTGCACCAAGTCCAGACCACATTCACTCAGGCACTCTATCCTGGGTTTGGGTTTGGCTTTGTTTCTTTGGTACGTGGGTCCAGTTTTGAACTGTGCTAG
- the LOC134023067 gene encoding E3 ubiquitin-protein ligase TRIM16-like, protein MAQQGVLLEHNQFSCSICLDLLKDPVTTPCGHSYCMSCIKDYWDQDDQKGVYSCPQCRQTFTPRPILRKNNMLAEVVEKLKKTELQAAPPADSSAGPGDVLCDFCSGRKQKALKSCLVCLVSYCEAHLQPHYESPAFKKHKLVKASSQLQEKICCCHNELIKIFCRTDQQCICLVCVMDEHKGHDTVSAATERTEKQRELGLSQQNIQKRVQQREKELKELQQAVESLTRSAQAAEKYSERIFTELICSIERRRSEVKELIRAQQRAAVSQAEGLVERLEQEIAQLKRRDAELEQLSHTEDHIHFLQGYQFLSSPSVSSDLPSTIAPHLKYFCDVREAVSKLKEKLEDILKGEWPKITTTMNPADLLLPPEPKTRADFLQYSFQLTLDPNTAFKHLFLAEGNRTGKSTFEVQPYRYHAERFTDIGQVLCGNALSGRCYWEVEWSGGVGIAVSYKDISRTESGLLSRFGDNDKSWCLEYYGKCFHFRHNNVRTVTSSFGSRVGVYLDHMAGTLSFYSISDTMTLIHGVQTTFTQPLYPGFLFRTFQSTAKLCVLE, encoded by the exons ATGGCTCAACAGGGAGTTCTGCTGGAGCACAACCAGTTCAGTTGTTCAATCTGTCTGGATCTACTGAAGGATCCGGTGACTACTCCCTGTGGACACAGCTACTGTATGAGCTGTATAAAAGACTACTGGGATCAGGATGATCAGAAGGGAGTCTACAGCTGCCCCCAGTGCAGACAGACCTTCACTCCCAGGCCTATTCTGAGGAAAAACAACATGCTGGCTGaggtggtggagaagctgaagaagACAGAACTCcaagctgctcctcctgctgacAGTTCTGCTGGACCTGGAGATGTGCTGTGTGACTTCTGCTCTGGGAGGAAGCAGAAAGCCCTCAagtcctgtctggtgtgtctggtctcttacTGTGAGGCTCACCTACAGCCTCACTATGAATCTCCTGCCTTTAAGAAGCACAAGTTGGTCAAAGCCTCTTCACAACTGCAGGAGAAGATCTGCTGTTGTCACAATGAATTAATTAAGATTTTTTGTAGAACTGACCAGCAGTGTatttgtttggtgtgtgtgatggatgaacATAAAGGTCATGATACAGTCTCAGCTGCAACAGAAAGAACTGAGAAACAG AGGGAGCTTGGACTGAGTCAACAGAATATTCAGAAGagagtccagcagagagagaaggagctgaaggagctcCAACAGGCTGTGGAGTCTCTGACT CGCTCTGCACAAGCAGCAGAGAAGTACAGCGAAAGGATCTTTACTGAGCTGATCTGCTCCATTGAAAGAAGACGCTCTGAGGTGAAGGAGCTGATCAGagcccagcagagggcagcagtgaGTCAGGCTGAAGGACtggtggagagactggagcaggaGATAGCTCAGCTGAAGAGGAGAGACGCTGAGCTGGAGCAGCTTTCACACACAGAAGATCACATccatttcctccag gGTTATCAGTTTCTCTCCAGTCCCAGTGTATCTTCAGACTTACCCAGCACCATTGCCCCTCATCTTAAGTACTTTTGTGATGTGAGGGAGGCTGTGTCCAAGCTGAAAGAGAAACTAGAGGATATCCTTAAAGGGGAGTGGCCAAAGATCACAACCACCA tgAATCCAGCAGATCTTTTACTGCCACCAGAGCCCAAGACCAGAGCAGACTTCTTACAAT aTTCCTTTCagctcacactggacccaaacacagcattCAAACATCTCTTTCTGGCTGAGGGGAACAGAACAGGAAAAAGTACTTTTGAAGTCCAGCCATATCGTTATCATGCAGAGAGATTCACTGACATAGGGCAGGTACTGTGTGGAAATGCTCTGTCTGGACGCTGTTACTGggaggtggagtggagtggaggggtTGGTATAGCAGTCTCATATAAAGACATCAGCAGAACAGAGTCAGGTCTTCTATCTAGATTTGGAGACAATGATAAATCCTGGTGTCTAGAGTACTATGGTAAATGTTTTCATTTCAGACACAATAATGTTAGGACAGTAACATCAAGCTTTGGTTCCAGGGTAGGAGTGTACCTGGATCACATGGCAGgtactctgtccttctacagcaTCTCTGACACAATGACTCTCATCCACGGAGTCCAGACCACATTCACTCAGCCACTCTATCCTGGGTTTTTATTTCGGACTTTTCAGTCCACTGCCAAACTGTGTGTGCTGGAGTAG
- the LOC134023068 gene encoding thioredoxin-interacting protein-like, with the protein MVMTKKLKTFDIIFHDPTKTYCSGDKVAGNIVVEVSEVTKLSAMRVFGIGCANVGYTKGKQRCHEEIDYLKYEDTVRLNHELRDADGSVTLRPGNRYEFMFAFELPQSGQLVSSYKGKFGYVQYYVRAVMERPSQPALQCEQPFEVEEPLDVNTPDLQMPASGRKEKRVTCMFIPDGQVCISAKIDRKGFCEGEEICINAKFENNCSRIVVPKAAIMAKHSYQAGGRTKVFRQKLSAVRGDHIISGMCDMWQGKTLRVPKLKPSLMGCDIIHVDYTLMIYLHIPGSDKLIMELPLVIGTIPFSGFASRTNSMSSQSESLASPSSSWASMRLPSAPPSYSDISRDLRIDSLLTPLLEDCNIDEEDGLFMRAPARHYPPPPAYSEVVEELNGCNNVLQVC; encoded by the exons ATGGTTATGACGAAGAAATTGAAGACTTTTGATATAATTTTCCATGACCCTACTAAGACTTATTGTAGTGGTGACAAAGTAGCCGGGAATATTGTTGTTGAAGTGTCGGAGGTGACCAAGTTATCCGCTATGCGAGTGTTTGGCATTGGATGCGCCAATGTGGGATACACTAAAGGAAAGCAGAGATGTCATGAAGAAATCGATTATCTTAAATACGAAGACACAGTTCGACTAAATCATGAACTAAGAG ATGCTGATGGTTCTGTCACTCTGCGACCAGGAAACAGATACGAGTTCATGTTTGCGTTTGAGTTGCCCCAGTCAGG GCAACTAGTATCCTCCTACAAAGGTAAATTTGGTTACGTGCAGTATTATGTGAGGGCAGTGATGGAAAGGCCTTCCCAACCTGCCTTGCAGTGTGAACAGCCTTTTGAGGTGGAGGAGCCTCTGGATGTCAACACACCTGACCTCCAG ATGCCAGCTTctgggagaaaagagaagagggtgACTTGCATGTTCATTCCCGATGGCCAGGTGTGCATCAGCGCCAAGATCGACCGCAAGGGCTTTTGCGAGGGCGAGGAGATATGCATAAATGCCAAATTTGAGAACAACTGCTCGCGCATCGTGGTGCCCAAGGCGGCCATCATGGCGAAGCACAGCTACCAGGCTGGCGGCAGGACCAAGGTGTTTCGGCAGAAGCTGTCGGCCGTGCGCGGCGACCACATAATCTCGGGCATGTGCGATATGTGGCAGGGCAAGACCCTCCGTGTGCCCAAGCTTAAACCCTCGTTGATGGGTTGTGACATCATCCATGTTGATTACACTCTCATG ATCTACCTCCACATCCCCGGTAGTGATAAACTGATCATGGAATTGCCCCTAGTCATCGGCACCATCCCGTTCAGCGGCTTCGCCAGCCGCACCAACAGCATGAGCAGCCAGTCCGAGTCGCTCGCCAGCCCCTCCAGCAGCTGGGCGTCCATGAGGCTCCCCTCCGCGCCCCCAAGCTACAGCGACATCTCCCGCGACCTGCGCATCGACAGCCTGCTCACGCCGCTGCTGGAGGATTGCAACATAGACGAGGAGGACGGTCTCTTCATGAGGGCACCGGCCCGTcattaccccccacccccggcgTACTCCGAg GTTGTTGAGGAGCTCAACGGCTGCAACAATGTTCTTCAGGTTTGCTGA
- the LOC134023822 gene encoding hereditary hemochromatosis protein homolog: MEVVLDVSENSEEVGAFVTYVESQEGSGRHSLWMLATYITGETPFPEFTAVLMLDDVQVGYFDSNINKLVQSRHTANTIRNDIAQEGVYVLNNMYISMKRRLSIVKQRFNLTTGVHVQQRKAGCEMLDDGESAQMMFRDACDGVEADGLVYNMTEYSYSTGNPWQLQWDQMKLIYVKMRYSTFYLPVCIKKLKYFLERKKKVVLRRVRPRVRFIEKAVPGGAQVSCLATDFYPRYINLTLLRDGQPVAEQELTGGAVLPNMNGLYQVRKTLDITSKELRERHNYTCTASHLSLDNRLDISWQPKNSHKHSISMLLGVLVIIAILIFGGIVSGLFLCVRRVRRRTDSRTTLQQPASIDQENMQLNPLPLSDS; this comes from the exons ATGGAGGTGGTCTTGGATGTCAGTGAG AATAGTGAAGAAGTTGGAGCCTTTGTGACATATGTGGAATCTCAAGAGG GTTCTGGAAGACATTCTCTGTGGATGTTGGCGACATACATTACAGGAGAGACACCCTTTCCAGAATTCACTGCTGTACTGATGCTGGATGATGTTCAAGTTGGTTACTTTGACTCTAACATCAACAAATTAGTTCAATCCAGGCATACAGCAAACACAATTCGCAATGACATCGCTCAGGAGGGAGTTTATGTTTTAAATAACATGTACATTAGCATGAAAAGACGATTGAGTATTGTAAAACAGCGCTTTAATTTGACTACAGGTGTCCATGTCCAGCAGAGAAAAGCAGGTTGTGAAATGTTGGACGATGGAGAATCAGCCCAGATGATGTTCAGGGATGCTTGTGATGGAGTTGAAGCTGATGGATTGGTTTACAACATGACAGAGTATTCATACTCAACTGGAAATCCTTGGCAGTTGCAATGGGATCAAATGAAGCTTATTTATGTCAAAATGCGCTATTCAACCTTTTATCTCCCTGTTTGCATTAAAAAATTAAAGTATTTcttagaaagaaaaaagaaagtagTGCTTCGTAGGGTGCGTCCCAGAGTCAGGTTCATAGAGAAGGCAGTCCCAGGAGGGGCTCAGGTGAGCTGCCTGGCCACTGACTTCTACCCCCGATACATCAACCTGACCCTGCTGAGGGACGGCCAGCCTGTGGCAGAGCAGGAGCTCACAGGGGGGGCAGTGCTGCCCAACATGAATGGACTGTACCAAGTCAGGAAGACCCTGGACATCACCTCcaaggagctgagagagagacacaactaCACATGCACCGCTTCTCACCTCAGTCTGGACAACAGGCTTGACATCAGCTGGCAACCTAAGaactcacacaaacattccATATCCATGCTCCTGGGTGTCTTGGTAATCATAGCCATTttgatttttggggggattgTTTCCGGCCTCTTCCTATGTGTGAGGAGGGTAAGGAGACGTACTGACTCCAGGACAACTCTGCAGCAGCCGGCTAGTATTGATCAAGAGAATATGCAACTGAATCCATTACCTCTCTCTGACAGCTGA